The following coding sequences lie in one Caproicibacterium argilliputei genomic window:
- the trpC gene encoding indole-3-glycerol phosphate synthase TrpC produces the protein MILEELAAAARARVVQRKKCVPYAQILEQAKALPAGQDFPFAQALRGPGLSLICEVKKASPSKGLIAPDFPYLQIAEDYEKAGAAAVSVLTEPQWFLGSDRYLQEIARKIRLPVLRKDFTVDPYMICEAKLLGASAVLLICALLSDRELRDYRELAASLGLSALVEAHTEEEIRRALASGAEIMGVNNRNLQDFTVDMHAAERLRRLVPSGVLFVSESGVQGTKEVAAARRMGADAVLVGEALMRAPNRCAALRALREAAE, from the coding sequence ATGATTCTGGAGGAGCTTGCCGCCGCCGCACGGGCGCGTGTGGTACAGCGGAAAAAGTGCGTTCCCTATGCGCAGATTCTGGAGCAGGCAAAGGCGCTGCCCGCCGGGCAGGACTTTCCGTTCGCGCAGGCGCTGCGCGGGCCGGGACTTTCGCTGATCTGCGAAGTCAAAAAAGCTTCGCCGAGCAAAGGACTCATCGCGCCGGACTTTCCGTACTTACAGATTGCAGAGGACTACGAAAAAGCGGGCGCGGCGGCGGTTTCGGTGCTCACGGAGCCGCAGTGGTTTTTGGGCAGCGACCGGTATCTGCAGGAGATTGCGCGAAAAATCCGCTTGCCGGTTCTGCGCAAGGACTTTACCGTGGACCCGTACATGATCTGTGAGGCGAAGCTGCTGGGTGCTTCGGCGGTTCTGCTCATCTGTGCGCTTCTCAGCGACCGGGAGCTGCGGGATTACCGTGAACTGGCGGCATCGCTCGGCCTTTCCGCTTTGGTGGAAGCGCATACCGAGGAGGAGATTCGCAGGGCTTTGGCCAGCGGTGCGGAAATCATGGGCGTCAACAACCGGAACCTGCAGGATTTTACCGTGGATATGCACGCGGCGGAGCGCCTGCGCAGGCTGGTTCCGTCCGGTGTGCTGTTTGTTTCCGAAAGCGGTGTGCAGGGCACAAAAGAAGTTGCCGCCGCGCGGCGGATGGGCGCCGATGCAGTGCTGGTTGGAGAGGCGCTCATGCGTGCGCCGAATCGGTGTGCGGCGCTGCGTGCTTTGCGGGAGGCGGCGGAATGA
- the cbiT gene encoding precorrin-6Y C5,15-methyltransferase (decarboxylating) subunit CbiT: MKRKVYLVGAGVGGRQGLTAEAAEVLARCGCVFGEGQLLETLQTACPKIGQTAPEKIQSYLDAHPQVQEAAVVFYGDPGFYGESERLRDALKDTCTVEGTAGVSCIAYFCARVGCTWGDAKLLSAETSPAQAVGAVRTNQRTLLLASRHCRVQDICALLCSGGLGGLQAVVGELLGTAHERILCGSAEELAIRKFSQMSVLLVENPEPVRQEVRTCIPDEAFFHSGVPMTKCEVRAVSVGKLQMHRDSVVYDIGCGTGSVSVECALQAKAGIVYAIDKNRAALHLTAQNRQKFGVYNVKPVEGEAPEVLRGLPAPDCVFIGGSTGNLPEILEEVLRKNPRVRLVLNAISLETVTQAIACMERFALADVDIAQISVAKSRPAGGHKLMQAQNPVYVISGQGNGSAC, encoded by the coding sequence ATGAAAAGGAAAGTTTATCTGGTTGGCGCCGGTGTTGGCGGCAGGCAGGGACTGACCGCCGAGGCGGCCGAGGTTCTTGCGCGCTGCGGCTGTGTGTTTGGCGAAGGGCAGCTGTTGGAAACCCTGCAGACTGCCTGCCCGAAAATCGGACAGACAGCACCGGAGAAGATACAGTCCTATCTGGATGCACATCCACAGGTGCAGGAGGCGGCGGTTGTATTTTACGGCGACCCCGGTTTTTACGGAGAGTCTGAGCGGCTGCGTGACGCACTCAAGGACACCTGTACTGTAGAGGGCACTGCGGGCGTTAGCTGCATTGCGTATTTCTGCGCGCGCGTGGGGTGTACCTGGGGGGATGCGAAGCTGCTGTCTGCTGAAACTTCTCCCGCACAGGCCGTGGGGGCGGTGCGCACAAACCAACGCACGTTGCTTCTGGCGAGCCGACACTGTCGGGTGCAGGATATTTGTGCGCTGCTGTGCAGCGGCGGTTTGGGTGGTCTGCAGGCAGTGGTCGGCGAGCTGCTGGGAACCGCGCATGAGCGCATTCTGTGCGGCAGTGCAGAGGAACTGGCAATTCGCAAATTCAGCCAGATGAGCGTTCTGTTGGTTGAAAATCCGGAGCCGGTGCGGCAGGAAGTGCGCACCTGTATTCCAGATGAGGCGTTTTTTCACAGCGGCGTGCCCATGACCAAGTGTGAGGTGCGCGCTGTCAGCGTCGGCAAGTTGCAGATGCACCGGGACAGCGTGGTTTACGACATCGGGTGTGGCACCGGCTCTGTCAGCGTGGAGTGCGCGCTGCAGGCAAAGGCGGGCATTGTATATGCAATCGACAAAAACCGCGCCGCGCTGCACCTGACCGCGCAGAACCGGCAAAAATTCGGCGTTTACAACGTCAAACCGGTTGAGGGTGAAGCGCCGGAGGTTCTGCGCGGATTGCCGGCGCCGGACTGTGTGTTCATTGGCGGCAGCACGGGCAACCTGCCGGAAATTCTGGAGGAAGTGCTGCGCAAAAATCCGCGCGTGCGCTTGGTGCTGAACGCCATTTCACTGGAAACTGTGACACAGGCGATTGCGTGCATGGAGCGCTTCGCACTGGCGGATGTGGATATTGCGCAGATCAGCGTGGCGAAGTCCCGCCCTGCCGGTGGGCACAAGCTGATGCAGGCGCAGAATCCGGTGTATGTCATCAGCGGACAGGGAAACGGCTCTGCCTGCTAA
- a CDS encoding phosphoribosylanthranilate isomerase, producing the protein MTKIKICGLTRPQDIEAVNAARPDFAGFVFAEKSRRRVTPAQAAALRRALRFGIVPVGVFANQPVQEILSMLSAGTIAVAQLHGQEPEEMVRQIQQAGFPVIRAFRVQSAADAARALNSTADVLLLDSGSGSGRTFDWNLIPDIRRPWFLAGGLCAENAAEAVRQVRPWGADVSSGVETDGVKDAAKIAELIRRIRNV; encoded by the coding sequence ATGACGAAAATTAAAATCTGCGGGCTGACACGCCCGCAGGACATCGAGGCGGTGAATGCCGCCCGACCGGACTTTGCCGGGTTCGTGTTTGCGGAAAAAAGCCGCAGGCGGGTGACGCCGGCGCAGGCGGCGGCTTTGCGGCGGGCACTGCGTTTCGGCATCGTGCCGGTGGGGGTGTTTGCCAATCAGCCGGTGCAGGAGATTTTAAGCATGCTTTCCGCCGGTACCATTGCTGTCGCGCAGCTGCACGGGCAGGAGCCGGAGGAAATGGTGCGGCAGATTCAGCAGGCGGGCTTTCCGGTGATTCGCGCGTTTCGCGTGCAAAGCGCGGCGGATGCGGCGCGGGCGCTGAACAGTACGGCGGATGTGCTGCTGCTGGACAGCGGCAGCGGCTCCGGACGCACATTTGACTGGAATCTCATACCCGACATCCGCCGCCCGTGGTTTCTGGCGGGCGGACTCTGCGCCGAAAATGCCGCGGAAGCGGTGCGGCAGGTGCGGCCCTGGGGGGCGGATGTTTCCAGTGGTGTGGAAACGGACGGTGTCAAGGACGCGGCAAAAATTGCAGAACTGATAAGGAGGATTCGAAATGTCTAA
- a CDS encoding YabP/YqfC family sporulation protein, with protein sequence MKLPEKPVLLAQSGEKLELAGNREATVDGCGGVLEYTEEAVRIRYGRGVLRFLGRGLTLHSLAVKTLVVTGYITEIDYAARGEMLPVREAEKEEP encoded by the coding sequence ATGAAACTGCCGGAAAAACCGGTTCTGCTGGCGCAGAGCGGCGAAAAACTGGAACTTGCGGGAAACCGGGAGGCAACAGTGGACGGCTGCGGCGGTGTGTTGGAATATACCGAGGAAGCGGTGCGGATTCGTTACGGCAGGGGGGTGCTGCGTTTTTTGGGTCGCGGATTGACGCTGCACAGCCTTGCGGTTAAGACACTGGTGGTGACCGGCTACATTACGGAGATTGATTACGCGGCGCGCGGGGAAATGCTGCCGGTGCGTGAGGCGGAAAAGGAGGAACCCTGA
- the trpB gene encoding tryptophan synthase subunit beta: protein MSKGRYGIYGGQYVPETLMSELDALEKAYAHYQNDPEFTAELDTLNKQYSGRPSLLYYAEKMTKELGGAKIYLKREDLNHTGSHKINNVLGQALLAKRMGKTRLIAETGAGQHGVATATGAALLGMECEIFMGIKDTERQALNVYRMELLGAKVHPVTSGTGTLKDAVNEAMREWASRVEDTAYCLGSVMGPHPYPMMVRDFQSVISREAREQILQVQGKLPDAVLACVGGGSNAMGMFYNFIPDKDVKLIGCEAAGRGVNTAQTAATIATGKLGVFHGMKSYFCQNEYGQIAPVYSISAGLDYPGIGPEHAHLYDIGRAQYVPVTDDEAVDAFEYLARTEGIICAIESAHAVAYARKLAPTMRKDQSMILCLSGRGDKDVAAIARYRGKELTE from the coding sequence ATGTCTAAGGGCAGATATGGAATCTACGGCGGGCAGTATGTGCCGGAAACGCTGATGAGTGAGCTGGACGCGCTGGAAAAGGCATACGCGCACTATCAAAATGACCCGGAATTCACAGCGGAGCTGGACACTCTGAACAAGCAGTACAGCGGGCGGCCGTCCCTGCTGTACTACGCGGAAAAAATGACAAAGGAATTGGGCGGCGCGAAAATCTACCTGAAGCGCGAAGATTTGAACCACACCGGTTCGCACAAAATCAACAATGTGCTGGGGCAGGCGCTGCTTGCCAAGCGCATGGGTAAAACCCGCCTGATTGCCGAAACCGGCGCGGGGCAGCACGGCGTGGCAACCGCCACCGGCGCGGCGCTGCTGGGCATGGAGTGCGAAATCTTCATGGGAATCAAGGACACCGAGCGGCAGGCGCTCAATGTGTACCGCATGGAGCTTTTGGGGGCAAAGGTTCATCCGGTGACTTCCGGCACTGGTACGCTCAAGGATGCGGTCAACGAAGCCATGCGCGAGTGGGCGAGTCGTGTGGAGGACACCGCCTACTGCTTAGGCTCCGTGATGGGGCCGCACCCGTACCCGATGATGGTGCGCGACTTCCAAAGTGTCATCAGCCGCGAGGCGCGGGAGCAGATTCTGCAGGTGCAGGGCAAGCTGCCGGATGCGGTGCTGGCTTGTGTGGGCGGCGGCAGCAACGCCATGGGAATGTTCTACAATTTCATTCCGGACAAAGACGTCAAGCTGATTGGCTGCGAGGCCGCGGGGCGCGGCGTGAACACCGCGCAGACCGCCGCAACGATTGCCACCGGAAAACTGGGCGTGTTTCACGGTATGAAGTCCTACTTCTGCCAAAACGAGTACGGTCAGATTGCGCCGGTATATTCGATTTCCGCCGGACTGGATTACCCCGGCATTGGGCCGGAGCACGCACACCTTTACGATATTGGGCGCGCGCAGTATGTGCCAGTGACAGACGACGAAGCCGTGGATGCATTTGAGTACCTTGCGCGCACAGAGGGAATTATTTGCGCCATTGAAAGCGCGCACGCCGTGGCGTATGCCCGAAAGCTGGCACCCACCATGCGCAAAGACCAGAGCATGATTCTCTGCCTTTCCGGCAGAGGGGATAAAGATGTGGCGGCCATTGCGCGCTACAGAGGAAAGGAGCTTACAGAATGA
- the pflA gene encoding pyruvate formate-lyase-activating protein has product MTLGSVHSLETMGLVDGPGVRVVVFLQGCALRCRFCHNPDTWEADSGEQVTPQELLHRIVRCKPYFVRSGGGVTFSGGEPLLQPEFLLETLRLCREADIHTCLDTAGCGRGMYDEILRYTDLVLYDVKQVTEESYRKLTGRDWTETGRFLQAVRRAGTPVWVRHVVVPGLTDSEAHMAALRAFVSAHVPNVQKVELLPYHLLGVQKYKTMGLMYPLAGVPAMDTEQVKTWQARYFDSLDGSKSNRCKK; this is encoded by the coding sequence TTGACACTGGGAAGCGTCCATTCGCTGGAGACTATGGGATTGGTGGACGGGCCGGGCGTCCGCGTGGTGGTGTTCCTGCAGGGGTGCGCCCTGCGGTGCCGGTTCTGCCACAATCCGGACACCTGGGAAGCGGACAGCGGGGAGCAGGTGACGCCGCAAGAGCTACTGCACCGCATTGTGCGCTGTAAGCCATACTTTGTGCGCAGCGGCGGCGGTGTCACGTTTTCCGGCGGCGAGCCGCTTTTACAGCCGGAATTCCTGCTGGAAACGCTCCGGCTGTGCCGGGAAGCGGACATTCATACCTGTTTGGACACAGCGGGCTGCGGCCGGGGGATGTATGACGAAATTCTGCGGTATACGGATCTGGTGCTGTACGACGTGAAGCAGGTTACCGAGGAAAGCTACCGGAAACTGACCGGACGCGACTGGACGGAAACCGGCAGATTTTTGCAGGCGGTGCGCCGCGCGGGTACGCCGGTATGGGTGCGGCACGTGGTGGTGCCGGGGCTGACGGATTCGGAAGCACACATGGCGGCACTGCGGGCTTTTGTGTCTGCGCACGTGCCGAATGTGCAGAAAGTCGAACTGCTGCCGTACCACCTGCTGGGTGTGCAGAAATACAAGACCATGGGGCTTATGTACCCGCTGGCAGGCGTTCCGGCCATGGACACGGAACAGGTGAAAACGTGGCAGGCGCGTTACTTTGACAGCCTGGATGGAAGCAAATCGAATCGTTGTAAAAAATGA
- a CDS encoding transcription repressor NadR: protein MTPRERRNAILHKLEHSGAPVSASSLAQTFGVSRQVIVGDIALLRAEQAAVTATPRGYILERTAPAGLLRTVACCHTGAEALRQELYTVTDNGCAVLDVIVSHRVYGQLSGKLHIFSRYDADVFLKAVQESNAAPLSVLTGGVHLHTLLCPDEAAFKRVTAQLQKLGILYCGHTEEPQKADIP, encoded by the coding sequence TTGACGCCACGGGAACGCAGAAATGCCATTCTGCACAAGCTGGAGCATTCCGGCGCGCCTGTAAGCGCCTCTTCGCTGGCACAAACATTTGGTGTCAGCCGGCAGGTAATTGTAGGGGACATTGCCCTGCTGCGCGCGGAGCAGGCCGCCGTTACGGCAACGCCGCGCGGCTACATTCTGGAGCGCACCGCACCGGCAGGGCTGCTGCGCACCGTTGCCTGCTGCCACACCGGCGCAGAAGCGCTGCGGCAGGAGCTTTATACGGTGACTGACAACGGCTGCGCCGTACTGGACGTGATTGTTTCCCACCGCGTGTATGGTCAGCTCAGCGGAAAGCTGCATATCTTCTCACGATATGATGCGGATGTTTTTCTGAAAGCCGTACAGGAAAGCAACGCGGCTCCGCTGTCTGTGCTGACGGGGGGCGTCCATCTGCACACGCTTCTGTGCCCGGATGAAGCTGCTTTCAAGCGGGTCACCGCCCAGCTGCAGAAGCTTGGCATTCTGTACTGCGGACACACGGAAGAACCGCAGAAAGCCGACATTCCCTGA
- the pflB gene encoding formate C-acetyltransferase, translating to MNQAWDGFCEGRWQCEVDVRGFIQKNYTPYEGDDRFLTGPTEKTRAVWKTCSALLRQEQKKGGVLDVETERVSGITNFAPGYIDRKNEVIVGLQTDAPLKRMVNLYGGMRMAQQSLEQYGYRLNPEIERSFSAYRKTHNQGVFDAYPKRVRTARHVGLLTGLPDAYGRGRIIGDYRRVALYGTDFLIEQKRKDFAELDGPMTEERIRLSEEVSEQIRALKAVTEMAASYGVDLTKPAQTAREAVQAVYMGYLAGVKENNGAATSLGRTSTFLDIYIQRDLESGTLTEAGAQELVDQLIIKLRLVRHLRTPEYDELFGGDPTWVTEAVGGMGVDGRTLVTKNSFRYLHTLRNLGTAPEPNLTVLWSERLPEAFKRYCARVSIATDSIQYENDDVMRPVYGDDYAIACCVSAMRVGKQMQFFGARCNLAKSLLLAINGGVDELQGVTVVPGIPPLQGEVLDYEAVWENYKAVLAYVAQLYTDANSVIHFMHDKYAYEASQMALHDTRVERLMAFGVAGLSVAADSLSAVKYANVRPVRNAQGIAVDFVTEGSFPQYGNDDDRADDLAVEIVESFIGELKKYPLYRGAKHTLSALTITSNVMYGKKTGTTPDGRKQGEPLAPGANPMHGRDKAGALASLNSVAKIPYRGVCQDGVSNTFSIVPAALGRDEAQREANLTALLDGYFSQGAHHLNVNVLNRETLLDAMDHPEKYPTLTIRVSGYAVNFNRLSREQQQEVVARTFHESL from the coding sequence ATGAATCAGGCATGGGACGGCTTCTGCGAAGGCCGCTGGCAGTGCGAAGTGGATGTGCGCGGCTTTATTCAGAAAAATTATACGCCTTATGAGGGAGACGACCGCTTTTTGACGGGCCCGACGGAAAAGACAAGGGCGGTTTGGAAAACGTGCAGTGCTCTGTTGCGGCAGGAGCAGAAAAAAGGCGGTGTGCTGGATGTGGAAACCGAGCGCGTTTCCGGCATTACCAATTTTGCACCGGGGTACATTGACCGGAAAAACGAAGTGATTGTTGGGCTGCAGACCGACGCGCCGCTTAAACGCATGGTGAACCTGTATGGCGGAATGCGCATGGCACAGCAGAGTCTAGAGCAGTATGGCTACCGGCTGAATCCGGAGATTGAGCGGTCCTTTTCCGCATACCGGAAAACACACAATCAAGGGGTGTTTGACGCTTACCCGAAGCGTGTGCGTACAGCGCGGCACGTTGGTCTGCTGACCGGCCTGCCGGATGCTTACGGGCGCGGCCGTATCATTGGCGACTACCGCCGCGTGGCGCTGTACGGAACGGATTTCTTAATTGAGCAGAAACGGAAGGATTTTGCCGAACTGGACGGCCCTATGACAGAGGAACGCATCCGCCTGTCTGAGGAGGTCAGCGAGCAGATTCGCGCTTTAAAAGCGGTTACGGAGATGGCGGCTTCCTACGGCGTCGACCTTACAAAACCCGCGCAGACCGCCCGCGAGGCGGTGCAGGCAGTTTACATGGGTTACCTTGCCGGCGTCAAGGAAAATAACGGTGCGGCAACCAGTCTGGGGCGCACCTCCACCTTTCTGGATATCTATATCCAGCGTGACTTGGAAAGCGGTACGCTGACCGAGGCAGGCGCGCAGGAGCTTGTGGACCAGTTAATCATCAAGCTGCGGCTGGTGCGGCATCTGCGCACGCCGGAGTACGACGAACTCTTTGGCGGAGATCCCACTTGGGTGACCGAGGCGGTCGGCGGCATGGGTGTTGACGGCAGAACCTTGGTTACGAAGAATTCTTTCCGGTATCTGCACACGCTCAGGAACCTTGGCACTGCCCCGGAGCCGAACCTGACGGTGCTTTGGAGTGAGCGCCTGCCGGAAGCGTTTAAGCGCTACTGTGCGAGGGTTTCCATTGCGACAGATTCCATTCAGTACGAAAACGATGACGTGATGCGACCGGTGTATGGCGATGATTACGCGATTGCCTGCTGTGTTTCCGCCATGCGGGTAGGGAAACAAATGCAGTTTTTCGGTGCGCGCTGCAATCTGGCAAAAAGCCTGCTGCTTGCCATAAACGGCGGCGTGGATGAGCTGCAGGGCGTTACGGTGGTGCCCGGGATTCCGCCACTGCAGGGAGAGGTGCTGGACTATGAAGCTGTCTGGGAAAACTACAAGGCGGTGCTTGCCTATGTGGCACAGCTTTACACAGATGCAAACAGCGTCATTCACTTTATGCATGACAAGTACGCTTACGAGGCCAGCCAAATGGCGCTGCATGACACGCGCGTCGAGCGGCTGATGGCGTTCGGTGTGGCAGGCCTTTCCGTGGCGGCAGATTCCCTTTCCGCAGTCAAGTACGCGAACGTGCGTCCGGTGCGCAACGCGCAGGGAATCGCCGTGGATTTTGTAACAGAGGGCAGCTTCCCCCAGTACGGAAACGACGATGACCGTGCAGATGATTTGGCAGTCGAAATCGTGGAATCCTTTATCGGGGAACTAAAAAAGTACCCGCTGTACCGCGGCGCGAAGCACACGCTTTCCGCGCTGACCATCACCAGCAATGTGATGTACGGCAAAAAAACCGGTACAACGCCGGACGGCCGCAAACAGGGCGAACCACTGGCGCCGGGCGCCAACCCCATGCACGGCCGCGACAAAGCCGGCGCGCTGGCCTCTCTCAACAGCGTGGCGAAAATCCCGTACCGCGGCGTTTGCCAGGACGGGGTGTCCAACACGTTTTCCATTGTGCCGGCGGCCCTCGGTCGGGACGAAGCGCAGCGTGAGGCGAACCTGACCGCTTTGCTGGACGGCTATTTCAGCCAAGGCGCGCATCATCTGAACGTCAACGTGCTCAACCGCGAAACGCTGCTGGACGCGATGGATCATCCGGAAAAGTACCCGACACTGACCATTCGTGTGTCCGGCTATGCGGTGAATTTTAACCGCCTTTCCCGTGAGCAGCAGCAAGAGGTGGTCGCCCGCACATTTCACGAAAGCCTATAA
- the trpA gene encoding tryptophan synthase subunit alpha, with protein sequence MNRIAKAFESGKAFIGFVTAGDPSLEKTEEFVLEMLRGGCDLVEIGIPFSDPIAEGTVIQEADLRALSAGTTTDGVFEMVERLRKKTDAPLVFMTYYNPVFSYGNERFFKRCAQVGIDGIIIPDVPFEEKGEVVQAAAPCGVQVISMVAPTSHERIRKIAAEAEGFLYVVSSMGVTGVRSKIETDLGAILQVVRESTDTPAAVGFGVSTPEQAAQIGKLADGVIVGSAIVKLAAKYGENAGQPIYEYVKSMKDALRSVDTAR encoded by the coding sequence ATGAACAGGATTGCAAAGGCATTTGAAAGCGGCAAGGCGTTCATCGGCTTTGTCACCGCAGGTGACCCGTCTTTGGAAAAGACAGAGGAATTTGTTTTGGAAATGCTGCGCGGCGGCTGTGACTTAGTGGAAATTGGCATTCCCTTTTCCGACCCGATTGCAGAGGGCACGGTGATTCAGGAGGCAGACCTGCGCGCCCTTTCCGCCGGCACCACCACAGACGGCGTGTTTGAGATGGTAGAGCGCCTGCGGAAAAAGACGGATGCGCCGCTGGTGTTCATGACCTACTATAATCCGGTGTTCAGCTACGGAAACGAGCGCTTCTTTAAACGCTGCGCGCAGGTGGGCATTGACGGCATTATCATTCCGGACGTTCCGTTTGAGGAAAAAGGCGAAGTGGTGCAGGCCGCCGCGCCCTGCGGTGTGCAGGTCATTTCCATGGTTGCCCCGACTTCGCACGAGCGTATCCGCAAGATTGCGGCGGAAGCGGAGGGCTTTCTGTATGTGGTGTCCTCCATGGGTGTGACCGGCGTGCGCAGCAAAATCGAAACCGATTTGGGTGCAATTCTGCAGGTAGTACGCGAAAGTACAGACACCCCCGCCGCAGTGGGCTTCGGCGTCAGCACGCCGGAGCAGGCTGCGCAGATTGGCAAGCTTGCGGACGGCGTGATTGTTGGCAGCGCCATCGTCAAGCTTGCGGCGAAGTATGGTGAAAACGCCGGCCAGCCCATTTACGAGTATGTCAAGTCCATGAAGGATGCCTTACGGAGCGTGGACACTGCCAGATAA
- a CDS encoding aminotransferase class I/II-fold pyridoxal phosphate-dependent enzyme — MRFAKRMEQFQEGVFSELLEQKRKEEAQGVQVIDLSVGTPNIPPVESIRRTLAEAAENPRQYVYAIGDTPELQQAAAQWYSHRYGVTLDPQTQVCSLLGSQEGLTHIALSIVDPGDAVLVPDPCYPAFRCGPELAGGRLVWMPLKPENKYLIDFDAIPEQEAKAAKLMVVSYPNNPTAAVAPDWFYEKLIAFAKKYEIIVLHDNAYSELVFDGKTCGSFLQFPGAAEVGVEFNSLSKTYGMAGARVGFCVGNAQVIAQLKQLKSNLDYGMFLPIQQAAAEAITGDQTCVAHTRAAYEARRDFLCAAFDKLGWHFAKPAATMFVWAQIPARYGEDDRRFTEELLEKAGVLVTPGSAFGASGRGHVRMALVQEEEALREAAVRMGKTDIFISQY, encoded by the coding sequence ATGCGGTTTGCAAAACGGATGGAGCAGTTTCAGGAAGGCGTTTTTTCGGAACTGCTGGAACAGAAACGGAAGGAAGAAGCGCAGGGCGTGCAGGTCATCGACCTGAGTGTGGGTACCCCAAACATTCCGCCGGTGGAAAGCATCCGCCGCACCCTGGCAGAGGCGGCAGAAAACCCGCGCCAGTACGTTTACGCCATCGGTGACACCCCCGAACTGCAGCAGGCGGCAGCGCAGTGGTACAGCCACCGCTACGGTGTCACACTGGATCCGCAGACGCAGGTCTGCTCCCTGCTTGGCTCGCAGGAGGGTCTGACGCACATTGCGCTGTCGATTGTCGACCCCGGCGATGCGGTTTTGGTGCCGGACCCGTGTTATCCGGCGTTTCGCTGCGGGCCGGAGCTTGCCGGCGGCCGCTTGGTTTGGATGCCGCTCAAGCCCGAAAACAAGTATTTAATTGACTTTGATGCAATTCCGGAGCAGGAAGCCAAAGCCGCAAAGCTGATGGTGGTTTCTTACCCAAATAACCCCACCGCCGCGGTTGCACCGGATTGGTTTTATGAGAAACTGATTGCGTTTGCGAAAAAGTACGAAATTATTGTTCTGCACGACAACGCCTACAGCGAGCTGGTTTTTGACGGCAAAACCTGTGGAAGTTTTCTGCAGTTTCCCGGCGCGGCAGAGGTCGGTGTAGAGTTTAACTCCCTGAGCAAGACCTACGGTATGGCGGGTGCGCGCGTGGGCTTCTGCGTGGGAAATGCGCAGGTTATCGCACAGCTCAAGCAGCTCAAGTCCAATCTGGATTACGGAATGTTCCTGCCGATTCAGCAGGCAGCGGCAGAAGCGATTACTGGCGACCAGACCTGCGTGGCACACACGCGGGCGGCGTATGAAGCGCGCCGGGACTTCCTCTGTGCGGCATTTGACAAGCTGGGCTGGCACTTTGCAAAGCCTGCCGCGACCATGTTTGTCTGGGCGCAGATTCCCGCGCGGTATGGTGAGGATGACCGCCGGTTTACCGAGGAGCTTTTGGAGAAAGCGGGCGTACTGGTGACGCCCGGCAGTGCGTTTGGCGCAAGCGGCAGGGGTCACGTGCGCATGGCATTGGTGCAGGAAGAGGAAGCTTTGCGTGAGGCTGCGGTACGTATGGGAAAAACAGATATTTTTATTTCCCAGTATTAA